One Oncorhynchus kisutch isolate 150728-3 linkage group LG11, Okis_V2, whole genome shotgun sequence genomic region harbors:
- the LOC109899549 gene encoding integrin beta-1 isoform X1, with protein MNLKLPLISTLLAVICYSSAQQEGNECIKANAKSCGECIQVGAKCGWCTDPEFLKQGEATSTRCDELESLRKRGCSGAKVENPRGSQEALKNKTVTNRNKGAKKLRPEDITQIQPQKLTLSLRSGEPQSFNLKFKRAEDYPIDLYYLMDLSYSMKDDLENVKNLGTQLMLEMSKITSDFRIGFGSFVEKTVMPYISTTPAKLLNPCTGDQNCTSPFSYKNVLKLTSNGQEFNTLVGRQQISGNLDSPEGGFDAIMQVAVCGEHIGWRNVTRLLVFSTDAGFHFAGDGKLGGIVLPNDGKCHLENNMYTMSHYYDYPSIAHLVQKLSDNNIQTIFAITEEFQPVYKELKNLIPKSAVGTLSANSSNVINLIIDAYNSLSSEVILENSKLAEGVTIAYQSRCKNGVTGEGEMGRKCSNISIGDEVSFTISITAKQCPKMGKPETIKIKPLGFTEEVEIALNFICECDCHKNGTENSDICHKGNGTYECGACRCNEGRIGRHCECSTNEVTSEDLDKNCRKDNGTDICSNNGDCVCGTCECKKRENPEERYSGKFCDCDNFNCDRSNNKLCGGHGHCECRVCICDANWTGSACDCSLDTTTCLASNKQICNGRGTCECGTCKCTDPKFQGPTCEICPTCPGVCAEHKECVQCRAFGTGEKKETCERDCSYFNLIKVKDRDKLPQPGQAFPLMHCKERDANDCWFYYTYAVNNNTEKEVHVVETLDCPAGPDIIPIVAGVVAGIVLIGLALLLIWKLLMIIHDRREFAKFEKEKMNAKWDTQDNPIYKSPINKFQNPIYGRKAAVL; from the exons ATGAACCTGAAACTACCTCTGATATCAACATTGTTAGCAGTCATTTGTTACAGCAGTGCTCAGCAAG AAGGGAACGAGTGCATCAAGGCCAATGCCAAGTCCTGTGGGGAGTGTATTCAAGTGGGAGCGAAATGTGGATGGTGCACAGACCCA gaGTTTCTTAAGCAGGGTGAGGCCACGTCGACCCGCTGTGACGAGCTAGAGTCCCTGCGGAAGAGAGGTTGCAGTGGCGCCAAGGTAGAGAACCCCCGAGGCAGCCAAGAGGCCCTGAAGAACAAGACTGTGACCAACCGCAACAAGGGAGCAAAGAaactcagaccagaggatatCACACAGATCCAGCCCCAGAAACTCACCCTTAGCCTCAGATCTG GTGAACCCCAGTCTTTTAATCTGAAGTTCAAACGAGCTGAGGATTACCCCATCGACCTCTACTACCTGATGGACCTCTCCTACTCAATGAAGGATGAtctggaaaatgtaaagaacCTGGGAACACAGCTGATGCTGGAGATGTCAAAGATCACATCTGATTTCAGAATCG GTTTTGGTTCCTTCGTTGAGAAGACTGTGATGCCTTACATAAGCACCACCCCAGCCAAGCTGCTGAACCCCTGTACTGGGGACCAGAACTGCACCAGTCCATTCAGCTATAAGAACGTCCTGAAGCTGACCAGCAATGGACAGGAGTTCAACACCCTGGTGGGACGACAGCAGATCTCTGGAAACCTGGACTCACCAGAGGGAGGCTTTGATGCCATCATGCAAGTGGCTGTCTGTGGT gaGCACATTGGCTGGAGGAACGTCACACGTCTGCTGGTGTTTTCCACTGATGCTGGCTTCCACTTTGCTGGAGATGGGAAACTGGGAGGGATTGTTCTGCCCAACGATGGGAAATGCCACCTGGAGAACAATATGTACACCATGAGCCACTACTAT GACTACCCCTCCATCGCCCATCTGGTTCAGAAACTAAGTGACAACAACATCCAGACAATCTTTGCCATCACAGAGGAGTTCCAGCCTGTTTACAAG gaGTTGAAGAATCTCATTCCTAAGTCTGCAGTTGGGACACTCTCTGCAAACTCCAGCAACGTTATCAACCTCATTATTGATGCCTACAAT TCTCTTTCCTCAGAGGTGATTCTAGAGAACAGTAAGCTAGCAGAGGGAGTGACCATTGCGTACCAGTCACGCTGCAAGAACGGAGTGACTggtgagggagagatgggaagaaAATGCTCCAACATCTCCATCGGAGACGAG GTGTCTTTCACCATAAGCATCACAGCTAAGCAGTGTCCTAAGATGGGCAAACCAGAGACCATCAAGATCAAACCCCTAGGGTTCACAGAGGAGGTGGAGATCGCTCTGAACTTCATCTGTGAATGTGACTGTCACAAAAACGGCACTGAGAACAGTGACATCTGCCACAAAGGCAACGGGACATATGAATGTGGAGCCTGCAG GTGCAACGAGGGCCGTATAGGTAGACATTGTGAGTGCAGCACCAACGAAGTGACCAGCGAAGACCTGGATAAGAACTGTCGTAAAGACAATGGTACAGACATCTGCAGCAACaatggagactgtgtgtgtggaacCTGTGAGTGTAAGAAGAGGGAGAACCCAGAGGAACGCTACAGTGGAAAGTTCTGCGATTGTGACAACTTCAACTGTGACCGCTCCAACAACAAACTCTGTGGAG GACACGGTCATTGTGAGTGCAGGGTGTGTATCTGTGATGCCAACTGGACGGGCAGTGCCTGTGACTGTTCTCTGGACACCACAACCTGCCTGGCCTCTAACAAGCAGATCTGTAATGGCCGGGGCACCTGTGAGTGTGGAACCTGTAAGTGCACTGACCCCAAGTTCCAGGGGCCTACCTGTGAGATCTGCCCCACCTGTCCAGGAGTCTGCGCAGAACACAA GGAGTGTGTTCAGTGCAGGGCCTTTGGGACGGGGGAGAAGAAGGAGACATGTGAGAGGGACTGTAGCTACTTCAACCTGATCAAGGTGAAGGACCGAGACAAGCTGCCCCAGCCAGGACAGGCCTTCCCCCTGATGCACTGTAAGGAGAGGGATGCCAACGACTGCTGGTTCTACTACACCTAcgctgtcaacaacaacacagagaaggAGGTCCATGTGGTGGAAACACTAG ACTGCCCTGCGGGCCCGGACATCATCCCCATCGTGGCTGGCGTTGTGGCGGGCATTGTGCTGATCGGCCTGGCTTTGCTGCTCATTTGGAAGCTGCTCATGATCATCCACGACAGGAGGGAGTTCGCCAAGTTTGAAAAGGAGAAGATGAATGCTAAATGGGACACG
- the LOC109899549 gene encoding integrin beta-1 isoform X2 — translation MNLKLPLISTLLAVICYSSAQQEGNECIKANAKSCGECIQVGAKCGWCTDPEFLKQGEATSTRCDELESLRKRGCSGAKVENPRGSQEALKNKTVTNRNKGAKKLRPEDITQIQPQKLTLSLRSGEPQSFNLKFKRAEDYPIDLYYLMDLSYSMKDDLENVKNLGTQLMLEMSKITSDFRIGFGSFVEKTVMPYISTTPAKLLNPCTGDQNCTSPFSYKNVLKLTSNGQEFNTLVGRQQISGNLDSPEGGFDAIMQVAVCGEHIGWRNVTRLLVFSTDAGFHFAGDGKLGGIVLPNDGKCHLENNMYTMSHYYDYPSIAHLVQKLSDNNIQTIFAITEEFQPVYKELKNLIPKSAVGTLSANSSNVINLIIDAYNSLSSEVILENSKLAEGVTIAYQSRCKNGVTGEGEMGRKCSNISIGDEVSFTISITAKQCPKMGKPETIKIKPLGFTEEVEIALNFICECDCHKNGTENSDICHKGNGTYECGACRCNEGRIGRHCECSTNEVTSEDLDKNCRKDNGTDICSNNGDCVCGTCECKKRENPEERYSGKFCDCDNFNCDRSNNKLCGGHGHCECRVCICDANWTGSACDCSLDTTTCLASNKQICNGRGTCECGTCKCTDPKFQGPTCEICPTCPGVCAEHKECVQCRAFGTGEKKETCERDCSYFNLIKVKDRDKLPQPGQAFPLMHCKERDANDCWFYYTYAVNNNTEKEVHVVETLDCPAGPDIIPIVAGVVAGIVLIGLALLLIWKLLMIIHDRREFAKFEKEKMNAKWDTGENPIYKSAVTTVVNPKYEGK, via the exons ATGAACCTGAAACTACCTCTGATATCAACATTGTTAGCAGTCATTTGTTACAGCAGTGCTCAGCAAG AAGGGAACGAGTGCATCAAGGCCAATGCCAAGTCCTGTGGGGAGTGTATTCAAGTGGGAGCGAAATGTGGATGGTGCACAGACCCA gaGTTTCTTAAGCAGGGTGAGGCCACGTCGACCCGCTGTGACGAGCTAGAGTCCCTGCGGAAGAGAGGTTGCAGTGGCGCCAAGGTAGAGAACCCCCGAGGCAGCCAAGAGGCCCTGAAGAACAAGACTGTGACCAACCGCAACAAGGGAGCAAAGAaactcagaccagaggatatCACACAGATCCAGCCCCAGAAACTCACCCTTAGCCTCAGATCTG GTGAACCCCAGTCTTTTAATCTGAAGTTCAAACGAGCTGAGGATTACCCCATCGACCTCTACTACCTGATGGACCTCTCCTACTCAATGAAGGATGAtctggaaaatgtaaagaacCTGGGAACACAGCTGATGCTGGAGATGTCAAAGATCACATCTGATTTCAGAATCG GTTTTGGTTCCTTCGTTGAGAAGACTGTGATGCCTTACATAAGCACCACCCCAGCCAAGCTGCTGAACCCCTGTACTGGGGACCAGAACTGCACCAGTCCATTCAGCTATAAGAACGTCCTGAAGCTGACCAGCAATGGACAGGAGTTCAACACCCTGGTGGGACGACAGCAGATCTCTGGAAACCTGGACTCACCAGAGGGAGGCTTTGATGCCATCATGCAAGTGGCTGTCTGTGGT gaGCACATTGGCTGGAGGAACGTCACACGTCTGCTGGTGTTTTCCACTGATGCTGGCTTCCACTTTGCTGGAGATGGGAAACTGGGAGGGATTGTTCTGCCCAACGATGGGAAATGCCACCTGGAGAACAATATGTACACCATGAGCCACTACTAT GACTACCCCTCCATCGCCCATCTGGTTCAGAAACTAAGTGACAACAACATCCAGACAATCTTTGCCATCACAGAGGAGTTCCAGCCTGTTTACAAG gaGTTGAAGAATCTCATTCCTAAGTCTGCAGTTGGGACACTCTCTGCAAACTCCAGCAACGTTATCAACCTCATTATTGATGCCTACAAT TCTCTTTCCTCAGAGGTGATTCTAGAGAACAGTAAGCTAGCAGAGGGAGTGACCATTGCGTACCAGTCACGCTGCAAGAACGGAGTGACTggtgagggagagatgggaagaaAATGCTCCAACATCTCCATCGGAGACGAG GTGTCTTTCACCATAAGCATCACAGCTAAGCAGTGTCCTAAGATGGGCAAACCAGAGACCATCAAGATCAAACCCCTAGGGTTCACAGAGGAGGTGGAGATCGCTCTGAACTTCATCTGTGAATGTGACTGTCACAAAAACGGCACTGAGAACAGTGACATCTGCCACAAAGGCAACGGGACATATGAATGTGGAGCCTGCAG GTGCAACGAGGGCCGTATAGGTAGACATTGTGAGTGCAGCACCAACGAAGTGACCAGCGAAGACCTGGATAAGAACTGTCGTAAAGACAATGGTACAGACATCTGCAGCAACaatggagactgtgtgtgtggaacCTGTGAGTGTAAGAAGAGGGAGAACCCAGAGGAACGCTACAGTGGAAAGTTCTGCGATTGTGACAACTTCAACTGTGACCGCTCCAACAACAAACTCTGTGGAG GACACGGTCATTGTGAGTGCAGGGTGTGTATCTGTGATGCCAACTGGACGGGCAGTGCCTGTGACTGTTCTCTGGACACCACAACCTGCCTGGCCTCTAACAAGCAGATCTGTAATGGCCGGGGCACCTGTGAGTGTGGAACCTGTAAGTGCACTGACCCCAAGTTCCAGGGGCCTACCTGTGAGATCTGCCCCACCTGTCCAGGAGTCTGCGCAGAACACAA GGAGTGTGTTCAGTGCAGGGCCTTTGGGACGGGGGAGAAGAAGGAGACATGTGAGAGGGACTGTAGCTACTTCAACCTGATCAAGGTGAAGGACCGAGACAAGCTGCCCCAGCCAGGACAGGCCTTCCCCCTGATGCACTGTAAGGAGAGGGATGCCAACGACTGCTGGTTCTACTACACCTAcgctgtcaacaacaacacagagaaggAGGTCCATGTGGTGGAAACACTAG ACTGCCCTGCGGGCCCGGACATCATCCCCATCGTGGCTGGCGTTGTGGCGGGCATTGTGCTGATCGGCCTGGCTTTGCTGCTCATTTGGAAGCTGCTCATGATCATCCACGACAGGAGGGAGTTCGCCAAGTTTGAAAAGGAGAAGATGAATGCTAAATGGGACACG